Proteins found in one Zea mays cultivar B73 chromosome 1, Zm-B73-REFERENCE-NAM-5.0, whole genome shotgun sequence genomic segment:
- the LOC541843 gene encoding uncharacterized protein LOC541843, which yields MARFWASFIDEKFLASWLKAGRGKTDEEKADGLKLTLAAVETLEGAFMECSKGKPFFGGDSVGYLDIALGALVAWMRAAEARHGLRLFDASRSPLLEKWVERFSELDEVVLVMPDIDRLVELGKVREAAAAAAAAVNS from the exons ATGGCGCGCTTCTGGGCCTCATTCATCGACGAAAAG TTCTTGGCGTCGTGGCTAAAGGCAGGAAGGGGCAAGACGGACGAGGAGAAGGCCGATGGGTTGAAGCTGACACTCGCTGCTGTTGAAACCTTGGAAGGGGCGTTCATGGAGTGCTCCAAGGGGAAGCCCTTCTTTGGAGGCGATAGCGTCGGCTACCTGGACATCGCGCTCGGCGCCCTGGTAGCGTGGATGCGCGCCGCCGAGGCGCGTCATGGTCTCAGGCTCTTCGACGCCTCCAGGAGTCCGCTGCTGGAGAAGTGGGTGGAGCGCTTCAGCGAGCTGGACGAGGTCGTGTTGGTCATGCCGGACATCGACCGGCTAGTAGAGCTCGGCAAGGTGAGGGAGGCTGCTGCGGCTGCAGCAGCTGCCGTAAACAGCTGA